One window of Leopardus geoffroyi isolate Oge1 chromosome B3, O.geoffroyi_Oge1_pat1.0, whole genome shotgun sequence genomic DNA carries:
- the PLEKHO2 gene encoding pleckstrin homology domain-containing family O member 2 — protein sequence MEEEGVKEGGEKPRGARMADKAGWIKKSSGGLLGLWKDRYLLLCQAQLLVYENEDEQKCVETVELGSYEKCQDLRALLKRKHRFILQRSPGNKVSDIKFQATSGEEKESWIKALNEGINRGKNKAFDEVKVDKSCALEHVTRDRVRGGQRRRPPTRVHLKEVANAASDGLSRLDLDVPDSGPPVFGPSNDVSAAQPQETLRPPMPPTKPSPLPETTSLSDRVETPAGERAPSPVSASSESHQANSETPVQEDSGPEQTPSVVLPDKLKVSWENPSPEDAPDFESTELQVPCSEASEAVPKEGGKPPTPPPKILSEKLRASMSGMAASGPTQSPEASETSAPDPAQMSVNGVDDSLEPVNPPQASGIPETTPKDATTSTALPCWDLPSHFHPRCSSLGNLLGEGPRRPRQPGERLYRAQLEVKVASEQTEKLLNQVLGSEPAPVSAEALLSQAVEQLRQATQALQEIRDLGEMSQEAPGLQEKRKELVTLYRRSAP from the exons atggaggaggag GGTGTGAAGGAAGGGGGCGAGAAGCCTCGGGGAGCGAGGATGGCCGACAAGGCTGGCTGGATCAAGAAGAGCAGTGGAGGCCTCCTGGGGCTTTGGAAAGACCGATATCTGCTCCTCTGCCAGGCCCAGCTGCTGGTCTACGAGAATGAG GACGAGCAGAAGTGTGTGGAGACAGTGGAGTTGGGAAGCTATGAGAAGTGCCAGGACCTTCGTGCCCTCCTCAAGCGTAAACACCGCTTTATCCTGCAGCGATCCCCGGGGAACAAG GTCAGCGACATCAAGTTTCAAGCAAccagtggggaggagaaggaatcCTGGATCAAAGCCCTCAATGAAGGGATCAACCGAGGCAAGAACAAGGCTTTTGATGAG GTAAAAGTGGACAAGAGCTGTGCACTGGAGCATGTGACACGGGACCGGGTGCGTGGGGGCCAGCGGCGCCGGCCACCTACAAGAGTCCACCTGAAGGAG GTAGCCAATGCAGCTTCTGATGGGCTTTCGCGCCTGGACCTCGACGTGCCAGATAGTGGGCCGCCAGTGTTTGGCCCCAGCAATGATGTCAGTGCAGCCCAGCCCCAAGAGACACTCAGGCCCCCTATGCCTCCTACCAAGCCTTCCCCACTGCCGGAGACCACCAGCCTCAGTGACAGAGTGGAGACTCCTGCCGGGGAGAGAGCCCCATCCCCTGTCTCAGCAAGCTCTGAGTCCCACCAAGCGAACTCAGAGACTCCAGTACAGGAGGACAGTGGCCCTGAGCAGACCCCCAGCGTGGTCCTGCCTGACAAACTGAAGGTGAGCTGGGAGAACCCCAGCCCTGAGGACGCCCCTGACTTTGAGAGTACAGAACTCCAGGTGCCCTGCTCTGAGGCTTCTGAGGCTGTGCCCAAGGAGGGTGGGAAGCCTCCTACACCCCCACCCAAGATCTTAtcagagaaactgagagcttccaTGAGTGGGATGGCGGCTTCTGGGCCAACCCAGAGTCCTGAGGCCTCTGAAACCTCGGCCCCAGATCCAGCACAGATGTCAGTGAATGGCGTGgatgacagtctggagcctgtcAATCCACCCCAGGCCTCGGGCATCCCAGAAACAACCCCAAAGGATGCAACAACGTCCACAGCACTGCCCTGCTGGGACCTGCCATCTCATTTCCATCCCCGCTGTTCCTCcctggggaacctgcttggggaaGGCCCCCGGCGTCCACGGCAGCCTGGAGAACGGCTGTATCGGGCCCAGCTGGAGGTGAAGGTGGCCTCAGAACAGACGGAGAAACTGTTGAACCAGGTGCTGGGCAGTGAGCCGGCCCCTGTGAGCGCTGAGGCATTGCTCAGCCAGGCTGTGGAGCAGCTGAGGCAGGCCACCCAAGCCCTGCAGGAAATCAGAGATCTGGGAGAGATGAGCCAGGAAGCACCTGGGCTACAGGAAAAGCGGAAAGAGCTGGTGACCCTCTACCGGAGAAGTGCACCCTAG
- the PIF1 gene encoding ATP-dependent DNA helicase PIF1 isoform X4 gives MLSGTQAAPVEFEDAELRCRVAVEELSPSGQPRKRQALRTAELSLGRNERRELLLRLQAPGPAGRPRCFPLRAARLFTRFAAAGRSTLRLPLDSAPRAGAVQLLLSDCPPDRLRRFLRTLRLKLAAAPGPGPASARAQLLGPRPRDFVTISPVQPEELRRAAPTGVPHATPVKRPRELRARSEPSNEAPKWPLPVKRLSLPPSKPQLSEEQAAVLRVVLKGQSIFFTGSAGTGKSYLLKRILGLLPPTGTVATASTGVAACHIGGTTLHAFAGIGSGQAPLAQCVALAQRPAVRQGWLNCQRLVIDEISMVEADLFDKLEAVARAIRQQNKPFGGIQLIICGDFLQLPPVTKGSQPPKFCFQAKSWRRCVPVTLELTEVWRQADQTFISLLQAVRLGRCSDEVTHQLQATASHKVGRDGIVATRLCTHQDDVALTNERRLQELPGEVHSFKAMDSDPEQARTLDAHCPVSQILQLKLGAQGCPRCGSCVESPRSSMLTAGRCRPLAANSSVGSSCPSSWPGQYLSTRARA, from the exons ATGCTGTCGGGCACCCAGGCAGCGCCAGTGGAATTCGAGGACGCAGAGCTGCGGTGTCGCGTGGCTGTGGAGGAGCTGAGCCCCAGCGGGCAGCCGCGAAAGCGCCAGGCCCTACGCACCGCGGAGCTGAGCCTGGGACGAAATGAGCGCCGCGAGTTGCTGCTGCGGCTGCAAGCGCCTGGGCCCGCGGGGCGGCCGCGCTGCTTCCCTCTGAGGGCGGCGCGCCTCTTCACGCGCTTCGCAGCGGCCGGGCGCAGCACACTACGGCTCCCACTCGACAGCGCTCCCCGCGCGGGCGCTGTGCAGCTGCTGCTCTCCGACTGCCCCCCCGACCGCCTGCGACGCTTCTTGCGCACGCTGCGTCTCAAGCTGGCCGCAGCCCCGGGCCCCGGACCGGCCTCCGCCCGCGCACAGCTGCTTGGCCCGCGGCCCCGAGACTTCGTCACCATCAGCCCAGTGCAGCCGGAGGAGTTGCGGCGCGCGGCGCCCACCGGCGTCCCGCACGCCACGCCCGTGAAGCGGCCGAGGGAACTCCGGGCGAGATCTGAGCCCAGCAAC GAAGCCCCAAAGTGGCCCTTGCCTGTGAAGAGGCTGAGCTTGCCCCCGAGCAAACCACAGCTTTCTGAAGAACAGGCTGCTGTGCTGAGGGTTGTCCTGAAAGGCCAGAGCATCTTCTTCACTGGGAGTGCAG GGACAGGGAAGTCTTATCTGCTGAAGCGTATCCTGGGCTTGCTGCCTCCCACAGGTACTGTGGCTACTGCCAGCACTGGGGTGGCAGCCTGCCACATCGGGGGTACCACTCTCCATGCCTTTGCAG GCATCGGCTCAGGCCAGGCTCCTCTGGCCCAATGTGTAGCCCTGGCTCAGCGGCCAGCTGTGCGGCAGGGCTGGCTGAACTGCCAGCGGCTAGTCATTGATGAGATCTCCATGGTGGAGGCCGACCTGTTTGACAAGCTGGAAGCCGTGGCCAG AGCTATCCGGCAGCAGAACAAACCATTTGGAGGGATCCAGCTCATCATCTGTGGGGACTTCCTGCAGCTGCCACCTGTAACCAAGGGCTCCCAGCCCCCAAAGTTCTGCTTTCAG GCCAAGAGCTGGAGAAGATGTGTCCCAGTGACCCTGGAGCTGACCGAGGTGTGGAGGCAGGCAGACCAGACCTTCATCTCTCTGCTGCAGGCTGTCAGGCTGGGAAG GTGCTCAGATGAAGTGACCCACCAGCTCCAGGCCACAGCCTCCCATAAGGTGGGGCGAGATGGGATTGTGGCCACGAGGCTTTGCACTCACCAGGATGATGTGGCCCTCACCAATGAGAGGCGACTGCAGGAACTGCCAG GTGAGGTACACAGCTTTAAGGCCATGGACAGTGACCCCGAGCAAGCCCGAACCCTGGATGCCCATTGTCCTGTTAGCCAGATCCTTCAACTAAAGCTGGGGGCCCAG GGCTGCCCCAGGTGCGGTTCCTGTGTGGAGTCACCGAGGTCATCCATGCTGACCG
- the PIF1 gene encoding ATP-dependent DNA helicase PIF1 isoform X3, with product MLSGTQAAPVEFEDAELRCRVAVEELSPSGQPRKRQALRTAELSLGRNERRELLLRLQAPGPAGRPRCFPLRAARLFTRFAAAGRSTLRLPLDSAPRAGAVQLLLSDCPPDRLRRFLRTLRLKLAAAPGPGPASARAQLLGPRPRDFVTISPVQPEELRRAAPTGVPHATPVKRPRELRARSEPSNEAPKWPLPVKRLSLPPSKPQLSEEQAAVLRVVLKGQSIFFTGSAGTGKSYLLKRILGLLPPTGTVATASTGVAACHIGGTTLHAFAGIGSGQAPLAQCVALAQRPAVRQGWLNCQRLVIDEISMVEADLFDKLEAVARAIRQQNKPFGGIQLIICGDFLQLPPVTKGSQPPKFCFQAKSWRRCVPVTLELTEVWRQADQTFISLLQAVRLGRCSDEVTHQLQATASHKVGRDGIVATRLCTHQDDVALTNERRLQELPGEVHSFKAMDSDPEQARTLDAHCPVSQILQLKLGAQVMLVKNLAVSRGLGCPRCGSCVESPRSSMLTAGRCRPLAANSSVGSSCPSSWPGQYLSTRARA from the exons ATGCTGTCGGGCACCCAGGCAGCGCCAGTGGAATTCGAGGACGCAGAGCTGCGGTGTCGCGTGGCTGTGGAGGAGCTGAGCCCCAGCGGGCAGCCGCGAAAGCGCCAGGCCCTACGCACCGCGGAGCTGAGCCTGGGACGAAATGAGCGCCGCGAGTTGCTGCTGCGGCTGCAAGCGCCTGGGCCCGCGGGGCGGCCGCGCTGCTTCCCTCTGAGGGCGGCGCGCCTCTTCACGCGCTTCGCAGCGGCCGGGCGCAGCACACTACGGCTCCCACTCGACAGCGCTCCCCGCGCGGGCGCTGTGCAGCTGCTGCTCTCCGACTGCCCCCCCGACCGCCTGCGACGCTTCTTGCGCACGCTGCGTCTCAAGCTGGCCGCAGCCCCGGGCCCCGGACCGGCCTCCGCCCGCGCACAGCTGCTTGGCCCGCGGCCCCGAGACTTCGTCACCATCAGCCCAGTGCAGCCGGAGGAGTTGCGGCGCGCGGCGCCCACCGGCGTCCCGCACGCCACGCCCGTGAAGCGGCCGAGGGAACTCCGGGCGAGATCTGAGCCCAGCAAC GAAGCCCCAAAGTGGCCCTTGCCTGTGAAGAGGCTGAGCTTGCCCCCGAGCAAACCACAGCTTTCTGAAGAACAGGCTGCTGTGCTGAGGGTTGTCCTGAAAGGCCAGAGCATCTTCTTCACTGGGAGTGCAG GGACAGGGAAGTCTTATCTGCTGAAGCGTATCCTGGGCTTGCTGCCTCCCACAGGTACTGTGGCTACTGCCAGCACTGGGGTGGCAGCCTGCCACATCGGGGGTACCACTCTCCATGCCTTTGCAG GCATCGGCTCAGGCCAGGCTCCTCTGGCCCAATGTGTAGCCCTGGCTCAGCGGCCAGCTGTGCGGCAGGGCTGGCTGAACTGCCAGCGGCTAGTCATTGATGAGATCTCCATGGTGGAGGCCGACCTGTTTGACAAGCTGGAAGCCGTGGCCAG AGCTATCCGGCAGCAGAACAAACCATTTGGAGGGATCCAGCTCATCATCTGTGGGGACTTCCTGCAGCTGCCACCTGTAACCAAGGGCTCCCAGCCCCCAAAGTTCTGCTTTCAG GCCAAGAGCTGGAGAAGATGTGTCCCAGTGACCCTGGAGCTGACCGAGGTGTGGAGGCAGGCAGACCAGACCTTCATCTCTCTGCTGCAGGCTGTCAGGCTGGGAAG GTGCTCAGATGAAGTGACCCACCAGCTCCAGGCCACAGCCTCCCATAAGGTGGGGCGAGATGGGATTGTGGCCACGAGGCTTTGCACTCACCAGGATGATGTGGCCCTCACCAATGAGAGGCGACTGCAGGAACTGCCAG GTGAGGTACACAGCTTTAAGGCCATGGACAGTGACCCCGAGCAAGCCCGAACCCTGGATGCCCATTGTCCTGTTAGCCAGATCCTTCAACTAAAGCTGGGGGCCCAG GTGATGTTGGTGAAGAATTTAGCGGTGTCCCGAGGCCTG GGCTGCCCCAGGTGCGGTTCCTGTGTGGAGTCACCGAGGTCATCCATGCTGACCG
- the PIF1 gene encoding ATP-dependent DNA helicase PIF1 isoform X5 gives MLSGTQAAPVEFEDAELRCRVAVEELSPSGQPRKRQALRTAELSLGRNERRELLLRLQAPGPAGRPRCFPLRAARLFTRFAAAGRSTLRLPLDSAPRAGAVQLLLSDCPPDRLRRFLRTLRLKLAAAPGPGPASARAQLLGPRPRDFVTISPVQPEELRRAAPTGVPHATPVKRPRELRARSEPSNEAPKWPLPVKRLSLPPSKPQLSEEQAAVLRVVLKGQSIFFTGSAGTGKSYLLKRILGLLPPTGTVATASTGVAACHIGGTTLHAFAGIGSGQAPLAQCVALAQRPAVRQGWLNCQRLVIDEISMVEADLFDKLEAVARAIRQQNKPFGGIQLIICGDFLQLPPVTKGSQPPKFCFQAKSWRRCVPVTLELTEVWRQADQTFISLLQAVRLGRCSDEVTHQLQATASHKVGRDGIVATRLCTHQDDVALTNERRLQELPGEVHSFKAMDSDPEQARTLDAHCPVSQILQLKLGAQVMLVKNLAVSRGLVNGARGVVVGFETEGRGRQRL, from the exons ATGCTGTCGGGCACCCAGGCAGCGCCAGTGGAATTCGAGGACGCAGAGCTGCGGTGTCGCGTGGCTGTGGAGGAGCTGAGCCCCAGCGGGCAGCCGCGAAAGCGCCAGGCCCTACGCACCGCGGAGCTGAGCCTGGGACGAAATGAGCGCCGCGAGTTGCTGCTGCGGCTGCAAGCGCCTGGGCCCGCGGGGCGGCCGCGCTGCTTCCCTCTGAGGGCGGCGCGCCTCTTCACGCGCTTCGCAGCGGCCGGGCGCAGCACACTACGGCTCCCACTCGACAGCGCTCCCCGCGCGGGCGCTGTGCAGCTGCTGCTCTCCGACTGCCCCCCCGACCGCCTGCGACGCTTCTTGCGCACGCTGCGTCTCAAGCTGGCCGCAGCCCCGGGCCCCGGACCGGCCTCCGCCCGCGCACAGCTGCTTGGCCCGCGGCCCCGAGACTTCGTCACCATCAGCCCAGTGCAGCCGGAGGAGTTGCGGCGCGCGGCGCCCACCGGCGTCCCGCACGCCACGCCCGTGAAGCGGCCGAGGGAACTCCGGGCGAGATCTGAGCCCAGCAAC GAAGCCCCAAAGTGGCCCTTGCCTGTGAAGAGGCTGAGCTTGCCCCCGAGCAAACCACAGCTTTCTGAAGAACAGGCTGCTGTGCTGAGGGTTGTCCTGAAAGGCCAGAGCATCTTCTTCACTGGGAGTGCAG GGACAGGGAAGTCTTATCTGCTGAAGCGTATCCTGGGCTTGCTGCCTCCCACAGGTACTGTGGCTACTGCCAGCACTGGGGTGGCAGCCTGCCACATCGGGGGTACCACTCTCCATGCCTTTGCAG GCATCGGCTCAGGCCAGGCTCCTCTGGCCCAATGTGTAGCCCTGGCTCAGCGGCCAGCTGTGCGGCAGGGCTGGCTGAACTGCCAGCGGCTAGTCATTGATGAGATCTCCATGGTGGAGGCCGACCTGTTTGACAAGCTGGAAGCCGTGGCCAG AGCTATCCGGCAGCAGAACAAACCATTTGGAGGGATCCAGCTCATCATCTGTGGGGACTTCCTGCAGCTGCCACCTGTAACCAAGGGCTCCCAGCCCCCAAAGTTCTGCTTTCAG GCCAAGAGCTGGAGAAGATGTGTCCCAGTGACCCTGGAGCTGACCGAGGTGTGGAGGCAGGCAGACCAGACCTTCATCTCTCTGCTGCAGGCTGTCAGGCTGGGAAG GTGCTCAGATGAAGTGACCCACCAGCTCCAGGCCACAGCCTCCCATAAGGTGGGGCGAGATGGGATTGTGGCCACGAGGCTTTGCACTCACCAGGATGATGTGGCCCTCACCAATGAGAGGCGACTGCAGGAACTGCCAG GTGAGGTACACAGCTTTAAGGCCATGGACAGTGACCCCGAGCAAGCCCGAACCCTGGATGCCCATTGTCCTGTTAGCCAGATCCTTCAACTAAAGCTGGGGGCCCAG GTGATGTTGGTGAAGAATTTAGCGGTGTCCCGAGGCCTGGTGAATGGTGCCCGTGGGGTGGTTGTTGGGTTCgagacagaggggagaggtaGGCA